A genomic segment from Nicotiana sylvestris chromosome 1, ASM39365v2, whole genome shotgun sequence encodes:
- the LOC104245605 gene encoding SPX domain-containing membrane protein At4g22990-like isoform X1, producing MVAFGKKLKETQIQEWQGYYINYKLMKKKVKQYVQQIEVSEQSREYALKDFSKILDKQIEKIVLFLLEQQGKLASTLSMLGQEHDVLIQQQDGSKLSQLQQSYVEVGRELLRLLVFVEMNAIGVRKILKKFDKRCEHKFTNYYVKSRANHPYSQLRQIFKHVGISAVVGTISRNLADLQENRASYISIYDQPALPLPDPIIEAINQAVDRLTNSTDFLHYLGKHALISPQELPTPSEDHAAAERYHLMSLLLNLANAFLYMVNTYIIVPTADDYSLSLGAAATVCGAVIGSMAVAQVFSSVYFSAWSNKSYMKPLVFSSIVLLIGNTLYALAYDFNSIYLLLIGRLFCGLGSARAVNRRYISDCVPLHLRMKASAGFVSASALGMACGPAVACLLQTNFKFMKITFNQDTLPGWIMALAWFLYLLCVWTSFREPAKEEMVNVLPQKSNSGQIENGLVQNGISQPLLLTAEEKQQDDDEDQDCDNSEESAEEIQKPVTSIVSAYKLLTPSVKVQLLIYFMLKYAMEILLAESSVVTTYYFIWSTSNVAIFLACLGLTVLPVNILVGSYLNNMFEERQVLLASEILVCLGIVLSFQVIIPYSVPQYVCSALITFVAAEVLEGVNLNLLSRVMSSRLTKGTYNGGLLSTEAGTLARVFADSTITLAGYWGMSRLLNVTLLPSLFICIFSIIATCFTYNSLY from the exons ATGGTTGCCTTCGGGAAAAAGTTGAAAGAAACACAAATTCAAGAATGGCAAGG ATATTACATCAACTACAAGTTGATGAAGAAGAAAGTAAAGCAGTATGTGCAGCAGATTGAAGTTTCTGAACAAAGCCGCGAGTATGCTCTCAAGGACTTCTCAAAGATTTTAGATAAGCAG ATTGAAAAGATTGTTTTGTTCCTGTTGGAACAACAAGGGAAACTGGCAAGTACGCTATCCATGCTTGGGCAAGAACATGATGTCCTGATACAGCAACAAGATGGTTCAAAATTATCCCAACTACAACAGTCATATGTAGAAGTAGGCAGAGAACTGCTACGACTTCTCGTTTTTGTTGAAATGAATGCCATTGGTGTGCGCAAGATACTGAAAAAGTTTGACAAGAGATGTGAGCATAAATTCACTAATTACTATGTCAAGTCTCGAGCAAATCATCCTTATTCCCAGTTGAGACAAATATTTAAGCATGTG GGCATTTCCGCTGTAGTTGGAACCATATCCCGCAATCTTGCGGATCTCCAAGAGAACCGTGCGAGCTATATTTCAATATATGATCAGCCTGCTCTTCCACTTCCG GACCCTATCATCGAAGCTATTAATCAAGCAGTGGATAGACTAACAAATTCAACTGATTTCCTTCACTATTTGGGAAAACATGCACTTATTTCACCACAAGAACTACCAACTCCTTCCGAGGATCATGCTGCCGCTGAGAGATATCACTTGATGTCACTTCTGTTGAACTTGGCTAATGCATTCTTGTATATGGTTAACACATATATAATAGTCCCAACAGCAGATGACTACTCTTTGAGTCTTGGAGCTGCAGCAACTGTTTGTGGAGCTGTGATTGGGTCTATGGCTGTTGCTCAGGTGTTCTCTTCAGTATATTTTAGTGCATGGTCCAATAAATCCTACATGAAGCCTCTTGTATTCAGCAGCATTGTCCTTCTTATTGGGAATACCTTATATGCCCTGGCTTATGATTTCAATTCGATATACTTACTTCTAATCGGACGCCTATTTTGTGG GCTTGGTTCGGCAAGGGCAGTTAATAGGCGGTATATCAGCGATTGTGTTCCTCTGCACTTGCGAATGAAGGCTTCGGCTGGTTTTGTAAGTGCAAGTGCACTTGGAATGGCATGTGGTCCGGCTGTTGCCTGCTTGCTTCAAACTAACTTTAAGTTCATGAAGATCACTTTTAACCAAGACACTTTACCAGGATGGATAATGGCTCTTGCATGGTTTCTTTACCTATTATGCGTGTGGACTTCCTTTAGAGAACCTGCAAAAGAGGAAATGGTGAATGTTCTGCCACAAAAATCCAATAGCG GGCAGATTGAAAATGGTTTAGTACAGAATGGTATTTCCCAGCCACTTCTTTTAACTGCAGAGGAGAAGCAACAAGATGACGATGAAGACCAAGATTGCGATAATAGTGAAGAATCTGCAGAGGAGATCCAAAAACCTGTTACTTCCATAGTCTCTGCTTATAAGCTGCTTACCCCATCCGTGAAG GTTCAACTGCTCATATACTTTATGCTGAAGTATGCAATGGAGATTTTACTTGCTGAATCAAGTGTTGTCACCACATACTACTTCATATGGTCAACGAGCAATGTGGCCATTTTTCTTGCATGTCTTGGGCTGACTGTCCTTCCGGTGAACATTCTTGTTGGGAGCTACCTCAACAACATGTTTGAGGAGAG GCAAGTTTTGCTAGCATCAGAAATCTTGGTATGCTTGGGAATAGTTCTGAGTTTCCAAGTCATAATCCCTTATTCTGTACCACAATATGTCTGTTCAGCTCTAATCACATTTGTAGCTGCTGAAGTACTCGAAG GCGTTAACCTTAACCTTCTATCTCGAGTCATGTCTTCGAGGCTTACTAAAGGAACGTataatggtggactactttcaaCAGAAGCCGGAACTTTAGCTCGAGTATTTGCAGATAGTACAATAACCTTGGCAGGATACTGGGGAATGAGTAGGCTTTTGAATGTGACACTGCTACCTTCACTATTTATCTGCATCTTCTCCATCATAGCCACCTGCTTCACTTATAATTCTCTCTATTGA
- the LOC138876852 gene encoding uncharacterized protein: MEIFAKTYDVKVWRVIKKGNYPLPASTPPLADPDDIDSYSKEQLEAVQVNNKARNLLHNAISGEEYEKISSCDTAKEMWEKLEVTYEGISKVKETHINMLVHDYELFSMKEGKSIEEIFARFSKIISDLKAFGKPYTSGDQVRKILRSLPTTWQTKVVILESQNLNRLSYDELRGELIAFERTHLKKTNQEEKKKIVAFKTSTEMAENEIDDPEALQEEIAMMSRNMDGLIKRYKNTKKGRYPPRRSRQYNEQDKNDGKCYECGKFGHIQAECPELKRKISRGFNKNKSFGRWSDEDDSDHEEIANLCFMTILENEINKTSGCWTDEDDSDDENENCFMARGETSEVRSYDCERCNELQDIFDSTLKESQKMMNELKRLIREVKDWKFKHKVCEIEKEVLQEEFEDLQI, encoded by the coding sequence ATGGAAATCTTTGCTAAAACTTACGATGTCAAAGTCTGGAGAGTCATCAAAAAGGGAAACTATCCCCTACCGGCTAGCACTCCACCACTTGCTGATCCTGATGATATAGATTCATACTCAAAAGAGCAACTGGAAGCGGTACAAGTGAATAACAAGGCAAGAAACCTGCTTCATAATGCTATAAGTGGTGAAGAATACGAGAAAATATCGAGTTGTGACACAGCCAAAGAGATGTGGGAAAAACTTGAGGTCACCTATGAGGGAATCAGCAAAGTAAAGGAAACACACATCAACATGCTAGTTCATGATTATGAACTCTTCTCAATGAAAGAAGGAAAATCCATTGAAGAGATATTTGCcaggtttagcaaaataattagcGACTTAAAGGCATTTGGCAAACCCTACACCAGTGGTGATCAAGTAAGAAAAATTCTCAGAAGTCTGCCAACCACTTGGCAGACCAAAGTAGTCATACTAGAATCTCAAAACCTAAACAGATTATCCTATGATGAACTACGAGGAGAACTCATTGCTTTTGAAAGAACACATCTGAAAAAGACAAatcaagaagagaaaaagaaaatagttgcGTTCAAAACCTCTACTGAAATGGCTGAAAATGAAATTGATGATCCCGAAGCTCTACAAGAAGAGATTGCTATGATGTCTAGAAATATGGATGGACTGATAAAAAgatacaaaaatacaaagaaaggaagataCCCACCAAGACGATCCAGACAATACAATGAACAGGACAAGAACGATGGAAAATGCTATGAATGTGGAAAATTTGGGCATATTCAAGCTGAATGCCCAGAACTGAAAAGGAAGATCTCTAGAGGCTTCAACAAGAACAAATCCTTCGGAAGATGGAGCGATGAGGATGACTCTGACCACGAAGAAATAGCAAATCTTTGCTTCATGACAATTctggaaaatgaaataaacaaaactTCAGGATGCTGGACAGATGAAGACGATTCAGATGACGAGAATGAGAACTGTTTCATGGCACGAGGTGAAACTAGTGAGGTAAGATCTTATGACTGTGAAAGATGTAATGAATTGCAGGATATTTTTGATTCAACCTTGAAAGAGtctcaaaaaatgatgaatgagCTTAAGAGACTCATTAGGGAGGTTAAAGACTGGAAATTCAAACATAAAgtatgtgaaattgaaaaagaagtacTTCAGGAAGAGTTTGAGGATTTGCAAATATAG
- the LOC104245605 gene encoding SPX domain-containing membrane protein At4g22990-like isoform X2, with translation MVAFGKKLKETQIQEWQGYYINYKLMKKKVKQYVQQIEVSEQSREYALKDFSKILDKQIEKIVLFLLEQQGKLASTLSMLGQEHDVLIQQQDGSKLSQLQQSYVEVGRELLRLLVFVEMNAIGVRKILKKFDKRCEHKFTNYYVKSRANHPYSQLRQIFKHVDPIIEAINQAVDRLTNSTDFLHYLGKHALISPQELPTPSEDHAAAERYHLMSLLLNLANAFLYMVNTYIIVPTADDYSLSLGAAATVCGAVIGSMAVAQVFSSVYFSAWSNKSYMKPLVFSSIVLLIGNTLYALAYDFNSIYLLLIGRLFCGLGSARAVNRRYISDCVPLHLRMKASAGFVSASALGMACGPAVACLLQTNFKFMKITFNQDTLPGWIMALAWFLYLLCVWTSFREPAKEEMVNVLPQKSNSGQIENGLVQNGISQPLLLTAEEKQQDDDEDQDCDNSEESAEEIQKPVTSIVSAYKLLTPSVKVQLLIYFMLKYAMEILLAESSVVTTYYFIWSTSNVAIFLACLGLTVLPVNILVGSYLNNMFEERQVLLASEILVCLGIVLSFQVIIPYSVPQYVCSALITFVAAEVLEGVNLNLLSRVMSSRLTKGTYNGGLLSTEAGTLARVFADSTITLAGYWGMSRLLNVTLLPSLFICIFSIIATCFTYNSLY, from the exons ATGGTTGCCTTCGGGAAAAAGTTGAAAGAAACACAAATTCAAGAATGGCAAGG ATATTACATCAACTACAAGTTGATGAAGAAGAAAGTAAAGCAGTATGTGCAGCAGATTGAAGTTTCTGAACAAAGCCGCGAGTATGCTCTCAAGGACTTCTCAAAGATTTTAGATAAGCAG ATTGAAAAGATTGTTTTGTTCCTGTTGGAACAACAAGGGAAACTGGCAAGTACGCTATCCATGCTTGGGCAAGAACATGATGTCCTGATACAGCAACAAGATGGTTCAAAATTATCCCAACTACAACAGTCATATGTAGAAGTAGGCAGAGAACTGCTACGACTTCTCGTTTTTGTTGAAATGAATGCCATTGGTGTGCGCAAGATACTGAAAAAGTTTGACAAGAGATGTGAGCATAAATTCACTAATTACTATGTCAAGTCTCGAGCAAATCATCCTTATTCCCAGTTGAGACAAATATTTAAGCATGTG GACCCTATCATCGAAGCTATTAATCAAGCAGTGGATAGACTAACAAATTCAACTGATTTCCTTCACTATTTGGGAAAACATGCACTTATTTCACCACAAGAACTACCAACTCCTTCCGAGGATCATGCTGCCGCTGAGAGATATCACTTGATGTCACTTCTGTTGAACTTGGCTAATGCATTCTTGTATATGGTTAACACATATATAATAGTCCCAACAGCAGATGACTACTCTTTGAGTCTTGGAGCTGCAGCAACTGTTTGTGGAGCTGTGATTGGGTCTATGGCTGTTGCTCAGGTGTTCTCTTCAGTATATTTTAGTGCATGGTCCAATAAATCCTACATGAAGCCTCTTGTATTCAGCAGCATTGTCCTTCTTATTGGGAATACCTTATATGCCCTGGCTTATGATTTCAATTCGATATACTTACTTCTAATCGGACGCCTATTTTGTGG GCTTGGTTCGGCAAGGGCAGTTAATAGGCGGTATATCAGCGATTGTGTTCCTCTGCACTTGCGAATGAAGGCTTCGGCTGGTTTTGTAAGTGCAAGTGCACTTGGAATGGCATGTGGTCCGGCTGTTGCCTGCTTGCTTCAAACTAACTTTAAGTTCATGAAGATCACTTTTAACCAAGACACTTTACCAGGATGGATAATGGCTCTTGCATGGTTTCTTTACCTATTATGCGTGTGGACTTCCTTTAGAGAACCTGCAAAAGAGGAAATGGTGAATGTTCTGCCACAAAAATCCAATAGCG GGCAGATTGAAAATGGTTTAGTACAGAATGGTATTTCCCAGCCACTTCTTTTAACTGCAGAGGAGAAGCAACAAGATGACGATGAAGACCAAGATTGCGATAATAGTGAAGAATCTGCAGAGGAGATCCAAAAACCTGTTACTTCCATAGTCTCTGCTTATAAGCTGCTTACCCCATCCGTGAAG GTTCAACTGCTCATATACTTTATGCTGAAGTATGCAATGGAGATTTTACTTGCTGAATCAAGTGTTGTCACCACATACTACTTCATATGGTCAACGAGCAATGTGGCCATTTTTCTTGCATGTCTTGGGCTGACTGTCCTTCCGGTGAACATTCTTGTTGGGAGCTACCTCAACAACATGTTTGAGGAGAG GCAAGTTTTGCTAGCATCAGAAATCTTGGTATGCTTGGGAATAGTTCTGAGTTTCCAAGTCATAATCCCTTATTCTGTACCACAATATGTCTGTTCAGCTCTAATCACATTTGTAGCTGCTGAAGTACTCGAAG GCGTTAACCTTAACCTTCTATCTCGAGTCATGTCTTCGAGGCTTACTAAAGGAACGTataatggtggactactttcaaCAGAAGCCGGAACTTTAGCTCGAGTATTTGCAGATAGTACAATAACCTTGGCAGGATACTGGGGAATGAGTAGGCTTTTGAATGTGACACTGCTACCTTCACTATTTATCTGCATCTTCTCCATCATAGCCACCTGCTTCACTTATAATTCTCTCTATTGA